Proteins from a single region of Bombus pascuorum chromosome 5, iyBomPasc1.1, whole genome shotgun sequence:
- the LOC132906954 gene encoding E3 ubiquitin ligase Rnf121 isoform X1: MHSHVIPNKSEDEMTVEEKWMVQHVKMHEQHKGHEEMHVEMLLILFGTLLVAQIILVEWKKIHYKSYQFVTLIAMWIIPFGLSLKHHWWRFIFLWLVTSCITGLVVRKAIQKPIAGTTPRLVYKWFLFIYKLSYMLGIISYVIMLATFFGLNLVFEVKPQIWMDCSLLLLFYGLYFGVLGRDVAEICADKMASHIGYYVSGHMPTRTLEPGVCAVCGNRLLVSENEPGVIENTYKLSCEHVFHEFCIRGWCIVGKKQTCPYCKEKVDLKKMFYNPWERPHVLYGQLLDWIRWLVAWQPLILFLVQGINWGLGLELPEGTDNGNVNTTKLGIDIR, from the exons ATGCATTCACACGTAATTCCAAATAAG agTGAAGATGAGATGACAGTAGAAGAGAAATGGAT GGTGCAACATGTAAAAATGCACGAACAACATAAAGGGCATGAAGAAATGCATGTAGAAATGCTGCTTATTTTATTTGGAACTTTGTTAGTAGCACAGATTATATTAGTTgaatggaagaaaatacacTATAAGTCATATCAg tttGTTACTTTAATTGCTATGTGGATAATTCCATTTGGATTAAGTTTAAAACATCATTGGTGgagatttatatttctctGGTTAGTAACATCTTGTATAACAGGATTAGTGGTAAGGAAGGCTATTCAAAAACCTATAGCAGGTACAACACCAAG attgGTGTATAAAtggtttctttttatttataaattaagttaTATGTTGGGGATAATAAGTTATGTTATAATGTTAGCCACATTTTTTGGTTTAAATCTTGTATTTGAGGTAAAGCCACAAATATGGATGGATTGTAGTttacttttgttattttatggTCTTTATTTTGGAGTATTAGGAAGAGATGTTGCAGAAATATGTGCAGATAAAATGGCTTCACATATCGGG TATTATGTATCAGGCCATATGCCAACAAGAACTTTAGAACCTGGTGTGTGTGCAGTATGTGGAAATAGACTTTTAGTGTCAGAAAATGAACCTGGTGTTATTGAAAATACGTACAAACTTAGTTGTGAACACGTATTTCACGAATTTTGTATCAGAGGATGGTGCATTGTAGGAAAAAAACAAACATGTCcatattgtaaagaaaaagttgatctcaagaaaatgttttacaatCC ATGGGAACGACCTCATGTTTTATATGGTCAGCTACTAGACTGGATCAGGTGGTTAGTTGCTTGGCAAccattaattttgtttctcgtTCAAGGTATCAATTGGGGCCTAGGCCTCGA ACTGCCGGAAGGTACAGACAACGGAAATGTGAATACAACGAAACTAGGAatcgatatacgttaa
- the LOC132906954 gene encoding E3 ubiquitin ligase Rnf121 isoform X2 yields the protein MHSHVIPNKSEDEMTVEEKWMVQHVKMHEQHKGHEEMHVEMLLILFGTLLVAQIILVEWKKIHYKSYQFVTLIAMWIIPFGLSLKHHWWRFIFLWLVTSCITGLVVRKAIQKPIAGTTPRLVYKWFLFIYKLSYMLGIISYVIMLATFFGLNLVFEVKPQIWMDCSLLLLFYGLYFGVLGRDVAEICADKMASHIGYYVSGHMPTRTLEPGVCAVCGNRLLVSENEPGVIENTYKLSCEHVFHEFCIRGWCIVGKKQTCPYCKEKVDLKKMFYNPWERPHVLYGQLLDWIRWLVAWQPLILFLVQGINWGLGLE from the exons ATGCATTCACACGTAATTCCAAATAAG agTGAAGATGAGATGACAGTAGAAGAGAAATGGAT GGTGCAACATGTAAAAATGCACGAACAACATAAAGGGCATGAAGAAATGCATGTAGAAATGCTGCTTATTTTATTTGGAACTTTGTTAGTAGCACAGATTATATTAGTTgaatggaagaaaatacacTATAAGTCATATCAg tttGTTACTTTAATTGCTATGTGGATAATTCCATTTGGATTAAGTTTAAAACATCATTGGTGgagatttatatttctctGGTTAGTAACATCTTGTATAACAGGATTAGTGGTAAGGAAGGCTATTCAAAAACCTATAGCAGGTACAACACCAAG attgGTGTATAAAtggtttctttttatttataaattaagttaTATGTTGGGGATAATAAGTTATGTTATAATGTTAGCCACATTTTTTGGTTTAAATCTTGTATTTGAGGTAAAGCCACAAATATGGATGGATTGTAGTttacttttgttattttatggTCTTTATTTTGGAGTATTAGGAAGAGATGTTGCAGAAATATGTGCAGATAAAATGGCTTCACATATCGGG TATTATGTATCAGGCCATATGCCAACAAGAACTTTAGAACCTGGTGTGTGTGCAGTATGTGGAAATAGACTTTTAGTGTCAGAAAATGAACCTGGTGTTATTGAAAATACGTACAAACTTAGTTGTGAACACGTATTTCACGAATTTTGTATCAGAGGATGGTGCATTGTAGGAAAAAAACAAACATGTCcatattgtaaagaaaaagttgatctcaagaaaatgttttacaatCC ATGGGAACGACCTCATGTTTTATATGGTCAGCTACTAGACTGGATCAGGTGGTTAGTTGCTTGGCAAccattaattttgtttctcgtTCAAGGTATCAATTGGGGCCTAGGCCTCGAGTAA